AAAGCTGACTTGTACCGCGCCAAATGTACCACCACGTGTCAAATTCTTAAAAGTCAGTGAACTAATCTGTACTTTGTTGTTGGTCAGGGCCACTGCCGTAGCCACGCCCTCCTTTACCTGAGCAGTGGTGCCGGTAAGGTCAAAGATGGTCGGGCTCAAGCCAGCAGTTGGCACTGCGATAGTAAGCGACGAGCCAGTGGCCCCGGCGACAGGCGTAGTGATGCTGTCGGCGTTGCGTACGGTCTGGGTAATATATTCCATGAGCGCCGTGCCTTGCTCGTCCACCTCCATGATGGTCTGCGATTTGGCCCGAGCGTCCAGCGTCAGCTGAAAGAACGACGTCACAGCCAGCAGCAAGATACCGGCAATGCTTATATATAGGAGCAGCTCTATCAAGGTATAGCCGGCAGTGTTTCGTTTCATAGGCTAGTTTGGCGCAAGGACCATAACCTCCTGTGTATCAGAATTAGTAGCAGCAATTACCCGGTCTTTAGTGGCATTGTAGGCTACACCGTAAAAAGTGAGCAGTGTCGCAGCGTAGGACTTATCAATGACAGGCGAAGCAATAGTGTTCAAGTTAACGGTCTGGAAGGGTGCGAGCGCACCATTGGTACCAATAAACGCGCGGCTGGAGCCGTTGTCTGCCACGTCATATATTGTGCCACTTGCCGTAACCGTTCCGAGCTGGGTGGGCACCAATGGTGCCGCGATACTTAACGTGTATAGTGTTGTTCCTTGCCCTACCAGTAAATTGGTGCCAAAGCCATCTATAGTCAGGGCGTCGGTTGTGCCGGTGAGATTCAGGCTGGTACCCAGGACGGGTGTGGCTGGTGTGGCAATATTGACTACCAGCACCTCGGCCGTGTCAGACAACGTTGCCAAATAAGCTACCGTGCCCGACACATACACCTCGTACATGCTGATGTTATTGGCCAGGCCGCCAATGCGCGTAGGTGAGGCTGGCGTGGTCACATTCACCAGCACGAACTCGTCGCTACTTGCGTTAGCTGCCCGAGATAAATATGCAGTGTTCCCTACCACATACACACCGAGACCATTGGCCGCCCCCGTGGCGTTATAGGTGCCAGCAATAACCGGGGCAGCTGGGTTGGAAATATTTATGATACGCAGCTCTGCAACGTCGTCACTGGTAGTCACATAGGCATAGTTGCCACTGACAAACACATTGGTTGGAGCGCCGCTGAGACTGAGTGACCCAGCGAGGGTGGGTGCTGCCGGGTTAGAAATATTCACTACCATGAAGTCCGGTGCGG
This sequence is a window from Verrucomicrobiia bacterium. Protein-coding genes within it:
- a CDS encoding prepilin-type N-terminal cleavage/methylation domain-containing protein — its product is MKRNTAGYTLIELLLYISIAGILLLAVTSFFQLTLDARAKSQTIMEVDEQGTALMEYITQTVRNADSITTPVAGATGSSLTIAVPTAGLSPTIFDLTGTTAQVKEGVATAVALTNNKVQISSLTFKNLTRGGTFGAVQVSFTVTRVNTSGLNAYDYSKTFTTTVALR